The genomic region GGCTTTCCATACTGGtaaccagggttcgaatcccagcaggtcaaagtggaatttgtgatggacaaagactGTGCCTGGTGGTAGGATTTTACGAGGTACTCCCATTTCCCATATCAGCATTCCACCACATCTGCATTAATCATCATGCAGTGCTATATACGAGTCCGTAATTATCCTCCTATGGTGTACCAAGGGCAAAGCCTATGGCGGCAGAAAGAATTGCACCTTTTGCACATCACTGTTAGATGgggatgttgttgttttctaatgccaggcgtttgacaataaagtcatgttAGGTGAGTGATCCAAAGTCAAGTACCATTCATTGGATTAAAAAACAAGTGTCTTCTTCTGCCCAGGCATGTTCAACATGACCAATTCTGGTTTTTAAACGAAGTGCAagagtgacgtagaatatcttttaagtGTATGCCTGCATCAATTCTGAGATTCTACATCACTGTTACACCTCGTTTAAAGGATAAAAATGCCCGTGCTGAACATGCCTGTTCTAGCCCATGAAGCTTACACTTCCTAGTTTAATCGTAGATGTCTATTCTTTATATTATGTTCTAGTTATAATATGGCAGCAAGTGGTTTTGAACACTTTCCTCAATAACccagaaatatatttcaagcaAGAATTGAAGATCTCATTATCAGCGTATTTCATATCATATTAAATGGGTTGCAAGTAGTGCTGTTGagtgatcaaaatatttaatcgattaactatttgaatttaatcgatagaGTAATCAAGTTTTGAtggagttgaaaaaatattttaatatacataattattgttaaatttaacttgtgttcggtgataagcataagtattaaattttgtatatctgtatatattgtatcgttatattacaaaacaactattttaattatttactaacatatttattatgaggattatagtttattgtgtcaatttctccggggatttttgagacaaatataaataacaaaaagtatgaatacTCTCACTTGcatacagtgtagacatggctattttaaaagggaTGAGGGGGATGAATCTCCAGAAAAGTacctatgtatttcatatgctaggaagatgagctgacaacaaggtggaagttttctttggaaagccataaaacttaataagggtttcgcattctGTTGTAACTTTCAATACAGGTAGCTagatcactgtcctcatatctccaaaGATTTTTCTCTACACTACCagctttgcagttagaaaataacagtactattgtacttttaagtaagaaatttccgagagaggaatattatTGGAATTTTTAGTTTGAATTTGTAttaacaacataataattaatatcagtgacaacggattaattgtaatcgactcgattattcgattaaatatttttgatcgattaatcttacaacagaaattgatcgattaatcgattaaatcccacaacactagtcgCAAGGGGTAGTGAAGTGCAATCCATAACCTCTCGTACTCAAATCCTATCCTCACCTTTCCGTAGTGTAACCTGGttttaacaaacgaggctctgggtAGTGAGTTACAGCAGTGTAACTGTTCCAtcagaaatggaggaaatgctGACCtgaggggatatgtatgatttgaggctttctccgcgttggttcgctaatatggtttcgcgggatatcagccgagttaaaattttggaatgttccaagctttcaactgctatctctgcagccatcttcagtatggattcgcgggatatcagccgagttaaaattttggaatgttccaagcaACAGCATCCATgcgaatatccagttcaccatggaggtggagtctgagggctcactgccgttcctggatatccacatacacaggaaagcagatggtactctcAGACATGGCGTatatagaaagccgacgcacacagatctgtacctgaatgcattcagcctccaccacccttcgcagaagaagtccgtcctgactagtctactacatcgcgccatagtcatatccgatatcaacaacttgcctgcagaaatggaccatctacgtagaacactacaacaaaacaactacacCCAGAGAGACATCAACAAAGCCCTTAAACAAGCTACCACGAGAAGAAACACAATAGACgtagacagcaagcaagaaccggCAAAGAAAACTTTctttccattctgcgggagcgtctcacacaaaataagcagaatcctccagaagctaaatatcaaaaccatacataaaccacagagcaaaatccggagtcatctatgtcaggttaaagacagtcagggcctaAGGACatcagggatttacaagattccatgtgagtgcggcgaagtatacatagggcagactggccgcacaatagaagacagaatcaaagagcaCAAGAGGAACCTGAAGctctattacccggaaaaatctgcagtggcgcaacacagcatagaaaaggagcataaaatactgtttgaccacaccaaggtcattaacaaatcaagccactactgggatcgtacaatcaaggacgCCATAGAGATTAAGCTGGAGAAAAATAACTTTAACAGAGACGGTGGACTGCAGCttagtcaggcatggacaccagccttggaccagcttaggccctcttacaatcaaggtcacgaagatcacggaccgaggacggcaaccgattccaaccggcggaacaggactcgtcgcccgccaaacttcacgcaagaatcccgggaggggcggagcttacgaggaatGATAATTCCCAGCCCCGGATTGGCTGATCTGCCAACAAATTCCgtatcacctgagacagcctaacatctacaTATATAATCAACGACTTTCTGTCCAGACACAatttccctgaagatggctgcagagatagcagttgaaagcttggaacattccaaaattttaactcggctgatatcccgcgaaaccATATTAGCTGAGGGGATATGTTTGATAATCCTCCTAGCTAGGTCATATGGACCTGCTAACCAATGACAGGTGTGGTTCTCTAAGCAGTTTGAGGGTTGCGTATAGGTGATATAACtgtcataacataaaaatatgatacTTACATTAAAACGGTTATACTTTTTGCTACATCATTCTCCTatgttggagagcaagagagttaatgacTTATTGCCAAGAGCaacaacatactgtatattaaaaatatttaatactgcACACTGCACATTTTTCTGTTATTGTAAAAAAATACCACGCCTTCTCGACTTCAAAGTGCTGCTGTAGGTATGCCTGAAAGAAACTCGCCTAGCATGTTACTCACTGTCTGTGCCAATCATGCCAACTCCCAGGATCCCCACAGCGAGGTCTGAGATGGAGCGGTAATCAGAGATGTTTCCTTCTTTACTCCAGACACAAGCTTGCTGGTTTCGGTATACAGTCATCAGGTTGCGTTCATGGTTAACAATATTTGCTATCACATATTCCCCCATCAAGGTTCCGAAAAAGTAATTAGAAAATCTCGTAATAGTGAAGGATGGCTTTAGCTGTGAACAGACGTCacatttgttataattattatctaGTAACTTAAAAGTAGATTTTTAATTccaaactttgtgttaaattctttCTAGAATCTTATCTGAAGAACAGTGATATCCAGGTATCATTTTAAGGCATGGAAGGGCGTTGAGAATACATTTTTATACTGCTAGAAACACGCATATGtgtgtaaataattaatataattattttcattggaATTTTATGGAATCATGTGAAGagtaatatatttataacaaaaaatgaCTGTCGTTTCCAAACATATAGCAGTACTTCACacaaacaaaattatgaaaagtgtaaaaaaaaaaaaaaaaaaagagtcataAATGGAATTAATAGAAATGTGTGTGCATGtttaaattgtgtataaaattatttataaaattgcagctacaaaatgaaaaatgtaagaaaattattAAGAGAACGAATAGAAATGTTGTAAtgctaaaattatttacaaagttGTAAGCTAGAAATtggaaaatataagaaaattacaTAAGGATAGAATAAAAATGTGTGTAGATGCTAAATGATAAAATGGTTTACAAAATTTCATGCAAGCTAGAAATTCATGTTATGAAGATGACAGTTGAGTTTCAACATTACAGATGTTACTcctgtttatagtttattattttgtaaaaattcacataaaatagAGCATTTATTTTTCTCTCACTCTGTAACAGTTTGAGGAAGATCCCACGGCAGGATTAACAGGGAtataaagtatagtataataaactaaaacagatacaataaaatgatgTTACAGGACAGTAATGGCATAAAAAGATTCAAGACAAAGCATTTAATCTAGAAATATAACCTACACTAAGAAGTAAATGATATTATTCAGTAATTAGCTATATGAAGCCTAGTAACATGTGTAGTAAAATTAAGGAGAGAGAAGAAATAAAACTGTGAGTAGACAAATTAGATTTTACtgataaatttaatgatagtaaGGTATCGGGATATTTGATTGTTTaatagataaattttcaatttttttttttgacagctctCGGCAATGTCTGATAAAGAAGAGGAGGGAATATTAAGCTTTAGTAAGTGACACTGCCACTTCTCGGAAATTTCCAGTGCAAGTTCTTTGTGTTTCTTATTGTCAACTATCTGACGTCAATAAGTCTGGTCAAATGCCGTTTGTAAAAATAGCTTAACAGCTCTCTCTCTCAGAATTCCTATTGTTTGCGGAAAATCCTAGTTTGCTTCACAATAACAAAGTTATACTTCTTAGGTTCACTAAAACCAACGTTGAGAATTCActaaaacggaattttttttatgtaCATTTGTAATGTATTTACATCAAGGAAAATGGTTTATGTTCACTATAATCGAGTTCACTAAATAATGTAATTGCTCCCCATTCCATTAATGTTGTCGGCCTGGGTTTGCGcattcggtagagtgctggccttttgTGCCAGAGGTTGagattcgatcccagcccaggttgtgtgcttaaatgcgacaggctcatgtcagtagatttactggaatttaAAAGAATTCTTGTGGGGGCAAAATTCAGGCACAccagcgacgttgatataacctcggcaattgcgagtgtctttaaataaaacaattttaatttaaatttccgtTAATATCAGTAAAACtacgtaaataaaaatgaaacagctCTGTGACACAGTCAATCATATGAGTTAAAGGGGGATCATAGAGtgggaaatattatttttaaaatgtcttgtgaagaattttacaaataaatgtcTGTTATTGGTACAAGAAAACAATAATTAGTCCCTTCTCTCAAAAGTAGCTTAGTGCTGTCGACACTTATCAGCAAAAAGTTACTGTTATGACTCCAGTATTTTCTTCGCAATACAATAAATACTTGTTATGTTGCCTATTATAATTACACGATTCAAATTAAATAACGTGCATACTTTTGTGACATCATAATGCTGCATTATTTTTTCCACTCCAGCCCAAGTTCCTTGTACCCATTTAGCAGCCGGTAAATTGTAAAGTTGAGTTCCTAGTAAATCATTGTCTGCTATAATAATTTCTGCCTCTCTTAatagcttcatttcttcatcTTCTGACCctataaaataacaataaggTATAAACAAAggatgtactattttatttacaaaaatgaaattacatttttaagacaaggtattaaaaaattacattgtttCGTTAATGCATAAAATTTAAACACGTGATACATGCGCAAAACTTCCCGCATTTAGAGCAAAATGGTATTCACATATCAAGCTTGCCACCATAACgaaaacattgaaatctgaaatcAAAATCATATGGGCCGTGATCATTTTCCTCACGTACTTCGACGTGTGTATCATAGATACGCCGCATAAACGTGAGGAAGGCTGTGGGTCATGCATACAGTAGATTCGTAGGCTTATAGCTTTACTGCACAATTTCTCAACCCGTTCACTTAAAATTCAATACTTTATCGTAATTACATCACGTATATTCAGATTATATTACCAGGATGGACTTCCTGAAATCTAATATTTGGCAAAACAGTCCTCAAACACTTAGTCAACTTCGCTATGTTGCTGAAAACTGCAACATACGACGGCATTTCTTCTTCGTTTGTCGCCATTCTCATTTAAATATGAGTCAAATTAAATACTTCAGTCCGTTTCAGGGTTAATTTTTACGGGTTGACAATGTTTTGTTTGTGGATAGTTGATTCAGCAAGAAGTAACATACGTTATTCCCTTCACATTCCTTCTATTATATGAATTTATActtctgtattaattttttttagtatataaGCCAGACACTGGATAAACCTCCAACAACATGCGTCAATTCCCGCGCATTGCATGTTGGTACTGAATTGTATGGATCCGCCATGATGTCTAAGAAAACGAGCTCTACATACAAGTTTGGaagtgttatttttaatattgtgacTGAGTGTGAATGAATTGCCATAATGGGAACGAAATAAGGGTATCGTACGTTTATTTAGTACAGGGTAAATACCCTCCGGGACCCTGTAAAGGGACGGTACAGTGGTTTTTCCTGTCGTGGCCAATGTGTTCATAGCCTGTCAACAAAAATGAGCAAGCTCTCGTTTCGG from Periplaneta americana isolate PAMFEO1 chromosome 15, P.americana_PAMFEO1_priV1, whole genome shotgun sequence harbors:
- the LOC138715013 gene encoding glyoxylate/hydroxypyruvate reductase A-like isoform X1: MRMATNEEEMPSYVAVFSNIAKLTKCLRTVLPNIRFQEVHPGSEDEEMKLLREAEIIIADNDLLGTQLYNLPAAKWVQGTWAGVEKIMQHYDVTKLKPSFTITRFSNYFFGTLMGEYVIANIVNHERNLMTVYRNQQACVWSKEGNISDYRSISDLAVGILGVGMIGTDIAKTLKTFRARVWGMVRTMPNENKKSPHIDEYRSSSDLPELLRNCDYIISVLPSTPDTIGLLNGEMLKHCAQKRAVLINIGRGSVVREEDLVNALNNGWLSAAILDVFEMEPLPASNALWTMPQVKITPHVSGMTRPQDVALFFKDNLFKYRANKPLDGILDFEKGY